The sequence NNNNNNNNNNNNNNNNNNNNNNNNNNNNNNNNNNNNNNNNNNNNNNNNNNNNNNNNNNNNNNNNNNNNNNNNNNNNNNNNNNNNNNNNNNNNNNNNNNNNNNNNNNNNNNNNNNNNNNNNNNNNNNNNNNNNNNNNNNNNNNNNNNNNNNNNNNNNNNNNNNNNNNNNNNNNNNNNNNNNNNNNNNNNNNNNNNNNNNNNNNNNNNNNNNNNNNNNNNNNNNNNNNNNNNNNNNNNNNNNNNNNNNNNNNNNNNNNNNNNNNNNNNNNNNNNNNNNNNNNNNNNNNNNNNNNNNNNNNNNNNNNNNNNNNNNNNNNNNNNNNNNNNNNNNNNNNNNNNNNNNNNNNNNNNNNNNNNNNNNNNNNNNNNNNNNNNNNNNNNNNNNNNNNNNNNNNNNNNNNNNNNNNNNNNNNNNNNNNNNNNNNNNNNNNNNNNNNNNNNNNNNNNNNNNNNNNNNNNNNNNNNNNNNNNNNNNNNNNNNNNNNNNNNNNNNNNNNNNNNNNNNNNNNNNNNNNNNNNNNNNNNNNNNNNNNNNNNNNNNNNNNNNNNNNNNNNNNNNNNNNNNNNNNNNNNNNNNNNNNNNNNNNNNNNNNNNNNNNNNNNNNNNNNNNNNNNNNNNNNNNNNNNNNNNNNNNNNNNNNNNNNNNNNNNNNNNNNNNNNNNNNNNNNNNNNNNNNNNNNNNNNNNNNNNNNNNNNNNNNNNNNNNNNNNNNNNNNNNNNNNNNNNNNNNNNNNNNNNNNNNNNNNNNNNNNNNNNNNNNNNNNNNNNNNNNNNNNNNNNNNNNNNNNNNNNNNNNNNNNNNNNNNNNNNNNNNNNNNNNNNNNNNNNNNNNNNNNNNNNNNNNNNNNNNNNNNNNNNNNNNNNNNNNNNNNNNNNNNNNNNNNNNNNNNNNNNNNNNNNNNNNNNNNNNNNNNNNNNNNNNNNNNNNNNNNNNNNNNNNNNNNNNNNNNNNNNNNNNNNNNNNNNNNNNNNNNNNNNNNNNNNNNNNNNNNNNNNNNNNNNNNNNNNNNNNNNNNNNNNNNNNNNNNNNNNNNNNNNNNNNNNNNNNNNNNNNNNNNNNNNNNNNNNNNNNNNNNNNNNNNNNNNNNNNNNNNNNNNNNNNNNNNNNNNNNNNNNNNNNNNNNNNNNNNNNNNNNNNNNNNNNNNNNNNNNNNNNNNNNNNNNNNNNNNNNNNNNNNNNNNNNNNNNNNNNNNNNNNNNNNNNNNNNNNNNNNNNNNNNNNNNNNNNNNNNNNNNNNNNNNNNNNNNNNNNNNNNNNNNNNNNNNNNNNNNNNNNNNNNNNNNNNNNNNNNNNNNNNNNNNNNNNNNNNNNNNNNNNNNNNNNNNNNNNNNNNNNNNNNNNNNNNNNNNNNNNNNNNNNNNNNNNNNNNNNNNNNNNNNNNNNNNNNNNNNNNNNNNNNNNNNNNNNNNNNNNNNNNNNNNNNNNNNNNNNNNNNNNNNNNNNNNNNNNNNNNNNNNNNNNNNNNNNNNNNNNNNNNNNNNNNNNNNNNNNNNNNNNNNNNNNNNNNNNNNNNNNNNNNNNNNNNNNNNNNNNNNNNNNNNNNNNNNNNNNNNNNNNNNNNNNNNNNNNNNNNNNNNNNNNNNNNNNNNNNNNNNNNNNNNNNNNNNNNNNNNNNNNNNNNNNNNNNNNNNNNNNNNNNNNNNNNNNNNNNNNNNNNNNNNNNNNNNNNNNNNNNNNNNNNNNNNNNNNNNNNNNNNNNNNNNNNNNNNNNNNNNNNNNNNNNNNNNNNNNNNNNNNNNNNNNNNNNNNNNNNNNNNNNNNNNNNNNNNNNNNNNNNNNNNNNNNNNNNNNNNNNNNNNNNNNNNNNNNNNNNNNNNNNNNNNNNNNNNNNNNNNNNNNNNNNNNNNNNNNNNNNNNNNNNNNNNNNNNNNNNNNNNNNNNNNNNNNNNNNNNNNNNNNNNNNNNNNNNNNNNNNNNNNNNNNNNNNNNNNNNNNNNNNNNNNNNNNNNNNNNNNNNNNNNNNNNNNNNNNNNNNNNNNNNNNNNNNNNNNNNNNNNNNNNNNNNNNNNNNNNNNNNNNNNNNNNNNNNNNNNNNNNNNNNNNNNNNNNNNNNNNNNNNNNNNNNNNNNNNNNNNNNNNNNNNNNNNNNNNNNNNNNNNNNNNNNNNNNNNNNNNNNNNNNNNNNNNNNNNNNNNNNNNNNNNNNNNNNNNNNNNNNNNNNNNNNNNNNNNNNNNNNNNNNNNNNNNNNNNNNNNNNNNNNNNNNNNNNNNNNNNNNNNNNNNNNNNNNNNNNNNNNNNNNNNNNNNNNNNNNNNNNNNNNNNNNNNNNNNNNNNNNNNNNNNNNNNNNNNNNNNNNNNNNNNNNNNNNNNNNNNNNNNNNNNNNNNNNNNNNNNNNNNNNNNNNNNNNNNNNNNNNNNNNNNNNNNNNNNNNNNNNNNNNNNNNNNNNNNNNNNNNNNNNNNNNNNNNNNNNNNNNNNNNNNNNNNNNNNNNNNNNNNNNNNNNNNNNNNNNNNNNNNNNNNNNNNNNNNNNNNNNNNNNNNNNNNNNNNNNNNNNNNNNNNNNNNNNNNNNNNNNNNNNNNNNNNNNNNNNNNNNNNNNNNNNNNNNNNNNNNNNNNNNNNNNNNNNNNNNNNNNNNNNNNNNNNNNNNNNNNNNNNNNNNNNNNNNNNNNNNNNNNNNNNNNNNNNNNNNNNNNNNNNNNNNNNNNNNNNNNNNNNNNNNNNNNNNNNNNNNNNNNNNNNNNNNNNNNNNNNNNNNNNNNNNNNNNNNNNNNNNNNNNNNNNNNNNNNNNNNNNNNNNNNNNNNNNNNNNNNNNNNNNNNNNNNNNNNNNNNNNNNNNNNNNNNNNNNNNNNNNNNNNNNNNNNNNNNNNNNNNNNNNNNNNNNNNNNNNNNNNNNNNNNNNNNNNNNNNNNNNNNNNNNNNNNNNNNNNNNNNNNNNNNNNNNNNNNNNNNNNNNNNNNNNNNNNNNNNNNNNNNNNNNNNNNNNNNNNNNNNNNNNNNNNNNNNNNNNNNNNNNNNNNNNNNNNNNNNNNNNNNNNNNNNNNNNNNNNNNNNNNNNNNNNNNNNNNNNNNNNNNNNNNNNNNNNNNNNNNNNNNNNNNNNNNNNNNNNNNNNNNNNNNNNNNNNNNNNNNNNNNNNNNNNNNNNNNNNNNNNNNNNNNNNNNNNNNNNNNNNNNNNNNNNNNNNNNNNNNNNNNNNNNNNNNNNNNNNNNNNNNNNNNNNNNNNNNNNNNNNNNNNNNNNNNNNNNNNNNNNNNNNNNNNNNNNNNNNNNNNNNNNNNNNNNNNNNNNNNNNNNNNNNNNNNNNNNNNNNNNNNNNNNNNNNNNNNNNNNNNNNNNNNNTCGTCACAAAGGGGAAGGAATTCGTGATGCCAAAGTTTGATAAAATTCTCAGAGGGTGCACGGCGAGGAGAGTGTTGGTGCTTGCGGAGAGTTTGGTGGAGGAAGGAAGACTTCGAGGGATACGGCTACGCGATGTGACCGTGGAAGAAGGGAAGGAAGCTGATGAAATGATGCTCATCGGTAGTGGAGTTCTCGTTCGCGCAGTCGTGCAATGGGATGATCAAGTCATTGGTGATGGTAAGATTGTTTTTCTTTCTAGCATCATAACTTGCTTGTTAGTTGAAAGATTTTTGTGGTTATGATATGCCATTTATGTGCTCCCatttaaagaaagcatagaAATGATCTTTAGATGGATAATCAACATGTATCATATAAGCTTTTTGATTTTTCCTGACCTTTTTTTCACCTAGCTAAGATGTGCACGAGCACCGAATAGTGCTCGTTAGAGTTGTCAAAAATAGTCTGACCCATGCTTTAAGAGGTCAAATAGGAGTTCCGGTCAggccgggccgggccgggccaACCGGTTGGGTCTTCCATTTGGTCCATCACCCCAGCCCAAAATATAGGCCCGTATTTTAGACGGGTCTAGAACACCTAAAAATTGATCCGATCAATTTTGGTCCGGCCCGCCCAGAATTTTGACGACTCTAATGGTATGTTTTTGTTTTGGCAGGCAATGAAGGTCCGGTGGCTCGGTCTCTTCGGAATCTCATTTTGGAGGACATGAAATTGGGTCCGGCCACAGTTAGGGTTGCCGTTCCTTATTGACCCGATTTCGGTCTTTCTTAGTTGCCGATTCGCTCGTGAAGTTGTAGGAATGTGAATCGTCTTCGATCACACAAAaatttgttggatttgtatctTGTATGTTGCCGAACGAtgtttgtgaatttttttattgtcgATACATTTCACTTGTATATAATTGTCTCGTTCGTTTGGTTGTGTCTCGATGTTTAGATTTATTGGCCAAAatagtttttctttttaaaaattattattatcaaataagtAAAAACAATTTCACACACTAATCTTTTAGGTCGAATTTCTGAGCTATTAATTGGAGGAGAAACGTAGTACTAATAGATTTTACTTCATAGTCTTATTGGTCAAGAGCATAATTAGCCCCAAATCCAAGTAAATTTTTTATTGGTGAAGTTTATTGGAAATGGACCATATTTTGTACTCCTACAAATCAATAATGTGTAGATGTTTACTAGAACAATTTTGTTTGCATTGTGAAATTCCTCTTTTCATCTCATATAAAGGAATAGATTCCTTAGTTATTATAAAAAACAATAGATACTCTAGCCATCCATTATTTGATAAATGAAATTATGACATGTGATAATAatgcaaattttaaataattagttTTTTAGATTATGTTAAGTTTATTTAGCCTGAAAAGCAAAGTCTTCGTTGCTTGCATATTGATCTTTTTAAATACGATCATGATTCATGCCATGATTTTAAAAGATAATTATATTGCTCTCAAACAAAAACATGATGCCATGGAGCTTGCACAAAAAATGTGTCGGACTCAAAAAAAACTCAATAATATATTTCATATATAAATACGGAATTATAACCGACCAATATGCCATACATATAGGCTAAAATAGCTTGAATCATATTAGAATTCAACTTAATTATGTTATCATCTCAACTTGGATGCAtatggataattttttttaaaaatatctcGACAACAATGCATGTCATTTAATCTACATTATCAATTATAGTGTATAATTATTAACTAAGATTTATTCCATCTAattagggcgtgtttgatattggctaatacactgtattagctaatttagtataGATCACTCTAGTATTtggtattatttaataataatgcgGATAACCAggtttaatcccacgacccagtattattaatccagatttcttaggattaataataccacctccccctaGGATTAACTCAAACCAgaatattctgtatttagccatgatagcaaacaccaactcagtattaataatttgtcattatccacgctaaatatcctggttacaaattatcctacataatcctttactgaaaaccaaaagttatggtatataatctaatttcacttttattaggtAGTAATAGGccgataaattaaaaattatggtatataattgtttaaaattttaattttttgaaataaaaattaagtataattcataatattaaaataaattttcatttttataaaaaaatattattaatataatgtcACATAAAATTGGGGGACATTGAATCCCTGTAAAAAGAGGAGCAACCATGAGTTTCGTCAAATCTCAACACTAATAAAAGCTTTTGAAACACATTATTTGAATTGTCCTCccctattattaattttatgaaatattcAATGATTATATTGTATAATTAAAGCTTCCcaataatttcaattttatactttcAAACATGaaacaaaccataaaaaaaaatactatgacAATACAATAACAAGAAGGATTGAAGgaacactaattaaaatataacaaaattatgATAAGTCACAAGGCAAGCATTGAGCAACAATAATTGAAAACACGTAGCCCCATATAAAAGCCGACGTGGCCCACCAAACCCACTAGTTTTCTCAaacgccaccaccaccgtcgGATCGTCATAGTCGGCGGCGTCAATCATCAATAAAACCCGAACAGCCTCCACGCGTCCCAATCCTATTGGCCCGCCCCATTCAATACTTGACCCcctaaaattgattttttttcgcaaTTTTTTTCTCCCTAGATTCTGCAATCCAAAACTAACAGAACTGATTGAAACTAGCGATCGGATCCCCCGAGATAACTATTTTTGTCGCATATTTTTGATTTCGTTAATTATTTCGAAGATTTTTTTCGATTCTCGGGGGAATTTGGTGGGTAGGTTCTCGCCGGCGTTGACGCGTAGACTCCAATCGCTGTGGAATTAGGGTTACTGGGTTGAGCAGGAGGAGGAAAGATGGTAAATGCTATGGTGGATAGAGCTACGAGCGATATGCTGATCGGGCCGGATTGGGCTATGAATATTGAGATCTGTGATATTTGCAATCACGATCCTGCgtaattttcttcttcttcttcttcttcttatcgTAGCTTAAAACAAGGGGGAAAATAGAGGCATGTTGCTGTGAGCTTGACTtcatatagttttttttttggctttagTGTTAGTCCGTTTATGTAGCTACAGCTTTCACGGATTGATAATTGGACTGTTTttgctgttttttttttgttttgttttttgagCTGTTGATGCGTGTTTTTGGATATGGTTTTTAATAATTCTACTaaaattgtgtgtgtgtgtggggggggggggggggggaggggggaggagAAATCACGGAGGGGAAGGGTGGCTTATAGAATATCTGACCTCATGTAGTCAGGAAAGTTTATTGTCATTGTTTAAGATGAATGGTGCTCTGTGAACTTATgttcgattttttatttttatcagaCAAGCGAAAGATGTTGTTCGCGGTATAAAGAAGCGTCTTGGTAGCAGGAATGCGAAAGTTCAGCTGCTTGCCTTAACAGTAAGCTTAATTTCCTAGCCTGACATTTACACTCTTGTGTGATATGATACGCATAGGCTGTTGTCTTTTCATAATGATCAACCGAATTCATCCTTGTTTCATAATAATCAACCGAATTCATCCTTGTTGGTTATCAGCTGTGGACCTGTGGTTGTTAATGCTCAATTGGGTTTTGAGATCACAGAATGTGCTATTGTCACTGAATACGAATAATCATACTAGGTAGTTTAGTGCACTTGCATCAGGGAAAAGATTTATTTGTCTTATGTCATTGGGACAATTACTGGGGCTGCACTCATCTGGGTGATTAAAGATTCGACTCTGAAATCTGAATGTATTGAAACGAGATTTTTTGTGCATATGACACAGAAGTTGGCAGTTCCCAATTTGTCAAAATTTTGTTTGTTGTTTCTTGAGGAGATTGTTGCGTTGGATTTCAGACACATTTACACTTCATTAATATAGAGCATGGACAATTTGCAAACTGGGTGCAATTATTCTCTTCTTGCAGAACTTTGGAGAAGGCTTGAGTATTATCAAGTTCTTGTAATTCAATAGGATGACAGCTGGAAAGAAGACACAGAATAAATTGTATTTGTCCTGTGGATTTGGACGGATAAAGTGCGGATTAACATACGGAAGGGTAAAAGATGTCCTTTGTCAAACAGTAACACTGGATTTAAGTTTAAATGATCTTTTATAAAGGGACTAATAATCAAGAAGAACACAGAATATGATTTGAGACAAACTTAGTTTTCTGAAGTTATAGAAGAATGCTCTGTTTCTTGACCGTGGATAAGGATGTCTGAGATGCATTATTTAGAAAATTGAGAAATTGTAAGTTCCCTCGTT comes from Salvia miltiorrhiza cultivar Shanhuang (shh) chromosome 3, IMPLAD_Smil_shh, whole genome shotgun sequence and encodes:
- the LOC131019138 gene encoding D-amino-acid transaminase, chloroplastic-like, which encodes MVYKELDLRMGEKSGPTRRSTKGQWTAEEDEILRMAVQRFKGKNWKKIAECFKDRADVQCLHRWQKVLNPELVKGPWSKETKGKEFVMPKFDKILRGCTARRVLVLAESLVEEGRLRGIRLRDVTVEEGKEADEMMLIGSGVLVRAVVQWDDQVIGDGNEGPVARSLRNLILEDMKLGPATVRVAVPY